CGATAGGTTTTTCTTTATCTTCTTCTTTTATTTCTTCCTGAACAGGTTCTGAAATAACAACTTCTTTAGTTGTTTCCTTTCCTTTTTCATCTTCCCCTCCTGTCAGCATTCCTCCGAAACTCATAAAACCGATTGCCATTAATCCGGTAATGATAAATGTAATCCCCAACCCTCTTAAAGCCGGAGGTACACTTGAGTAACGAATTTTTTCGCGAATAGCTGCAATGGACAAGATAGCCAAAAACCACCCGATTCCGGAACCTACTCCATACGTTAAAGCCAACCCTAAAGTCGGAATTTCCCTGGACTGCATAAATAACGAACCTCCTAAAATGGCGCAGTTTACTGCAATCAACGGTAAAAAAATCCCCAAAGAATTGTATAAAGAAGGTGAAAACTTCTCTACAATGATCTCTACCAGTTGTACCATAGTTGCAATGGTTGCAATAAACATAATGAAAGATAAGAAGCTTAAATCGTACTCCGCATATTCCGGGCCTAACCATATAAGAGCTCCTTCTTTTAGAATATATTGATCTAACAGCCAGTTTAGGGGTACTGTAACTGCTAATACGAAGATGACGGCAGCTCCCAAACCAACAGCTGTAGATACTTTCTTTGATACGGCAAGGTAAGAACACATTCCTAAGAAAGTAGCAAAGACCATATTATCTATGAATATTGACTTAAAAAATAATTCTATGTGTTCCATAATGTTTTATAGTATTGAGATATGAGTATTGAGTACTGAGAAACTTCAGTTCTCACTAGTTTCTCAACTCATTAATCTTCTTCTATTAATGCTTTATTTCTACTGCGTTGTACCCAAATAATAATCCCAACAACAATCAATGCCATAGGTGCCAGCAACATGAATCCGTTGTTTTCATAACCCGTAGCATACAATCCTGTTTTTTCTATAGGATCTCCTAAAACCGGAAAACCCAACAATGTACCTGATCCTAATAATTCTCTGAAGAATCCTACAATAATCAGAATAACTCCGTATCCTAGTGCGTTTCCAATCCCGTCAAGAAATGATTTCCAGGGACCATTGCCCAAAGCAAATGCTTCAAAACGCCCCATAATGATACAGTTGGTGATAATCAACCCGATAAAAGCTCCGAGTGTTTTACTCAATTCATAAGCAAAAGCTTTTAGTACCAAATCTACAATGATTACCAATGTTGCAACTACAATCAACTGTACAATGATCCGAATTTTAGGTGGAATGATATTTCTCATCAGAGAAATAACAACATTTCCAACACCCATTACAAACAGCACGGAAACAGACATTACAATGGAAGCTTCCAATTCTGCCGTAATTGCCAATGCAGAACAAATTCCCAATACCTGAATGGTAATCGGATTATTATCTGCAAATGGGTCTGTTATGAGTTTTGCATCTTTTTTGGATAAAAGTTTCATTTTTTAAGTAGTTAAAGTGTTATGCCGCCAAAGTTTAAAAGTAAACTCTATAGACATTAATTCGTATTTGTTTTTAAATTTTCAAAATAAGGCACATAATTTTTCAACTCAGACTTAATCATCGCTGAAACTCCGTTCCCTGTAATCGTAGCACCTGCAATGGCATCTACTTCATTATCGGTTTTGTCTTCATTCTTCGGGTCATTGTTTGATTTGGAAACCTCAATTCCCGTAAACGTTCCGTTGTTAAACAAATATTCTCCTGTAAAATCATCCATAAAGAAGCGCAATTTTATATTGGCTCCCAATCCGGCCGTTTCGCCTTTATGGTCAAAATAAGCACCTTGTACTATCATTTGTTCATCCATTGCTATATAGCCCCATATGGCATCCCAGAGGCCTTTTCCTCTGATAGGAGCGATATAGAACATTTTACCATCTTTTTCTCCGATAAATAAAGGGAATTTTCTGTCCTTGCCTTCCTTTGCCAGTGTCTGCTGTTTCTTAACATCGATTAAATAGGCTTGATCATCTTCGGAAACAGCATCTCTTTGAATGACCAGTTGTTTGGTAATGTATTTTGAAAAAGTTTCGCCTACCATATCTTTTGAAATAAAGGCAACACTCCCCTCTTCGTTTTCATTTACACCCATAGCGTACAAGATATTTTGCTGCTTTTCTATACGCTTATTCTCATCAATAGTAGGTTTAAAGTAGGATGCTAAAAAAGCCAATAAGGTTCCTACAACTAAAACCATTCCTACGGCAAACAACACCGTATAAACATTACTATCTGTTTTTTTAGATGTCATAAATTTTAATTTGTAACTTTTAAACTTTTATAATCAGGCATTTTTAACCTTCAATCGCTTCATTCTTTTCTTTACATTTCCTTGTACTACGTAATGGTCAATTGTCGGGGCAAATACGTTCATCAACAGAATAGCTAGAAATACTCCTTCCGGATACGCCGGATTGAATACACGAATCATAATTGAGAAAAAGCCAATCAAAAATCCGTAAATCCATTTTCCTTTATTCGTTTGTGATGCCGTAACCGGATCGGTTGCCATATAGACCGCTCCAAATGCCAGTCCGCCAATCATCAGGTGCTCCCACCAGGCAGTGCTCATCAAACGGTAAAACTTACTGGTATCTGAAATAATATGGGCATCGACAATAAGGTTAAAAATCATTCCCATGACTGCTGCTCCTATAAAAGTAGCTATTATGATTCTCCAGCTTCCGACCTTTGTAAAAATCAGGAATGCTGCGCCTAGTAAGATTAAAAATGCAGAGGTTTCTCCTACGGAACCCGGGATAAAACCAAAAAACATATCCCAGTGATCGTATGTTGTTGTTAAATTTTGCGCATAACTTCCCAGAATCGTCTCCCCGGAAATAGCATCGGGAGTTCCGGTTCTTTTTACGGCATCATATACCCAAACTTTATCTCCGGTCATCCATGTCGGGTATGCAAAAAATAAAAAAGCCCTGATCGTCAGAGCAGGGTTTAAGATGTTCATTCCTGTTCCGCCAAATACTTCTTTTCCGATCACTACTCCAAATACAACAGCAACGGCCAGCATCCATAAAGGGGTGTCTACCGGAACAATCAGAGGGACCAACATTCCTGTTACCAGATACCCTTCTTCTACTTCGTGTCCTTTGATGACTGCAAAAACAAATTCAACGGCCAAACCAACCGCATAAGAAACCACTACTAACGGCAATACTTTGATAATCCCGATCCAAAAGTTTTTCCAGGTCAGGAAACTGTCCATCACGGAAAATTCCGTAGCAATTCCTTTTGCCGCATCAATTGCCGCATAATGTTGATATCCCGCATTAAACATACCGAACAATAAGCACGGAATCAATGCCATAATGACGGTATTCATCGTACGTTTTAAATCATCCGCTGCTTTAATATGAGTTCCGCCGTGTGTTACTTCATTTGGCAAATACAAAAACGTATGAATGGCATTAAATGCAGGAGCCATTTTGGTTCCTTTATATTTTTCTTTTAAATTATGTAAGGTACTTTTTAAGCCCATCTTATCGTAAATTTTAGCCTAATTCTTGTTTCATTAAATCCAACCCTTCTCTCACAATTTTTTGGTGAGGTTGTTTTGAAACACAGATAAATTCTGTCAATGCAAAATCCTCCGGAGCTACCTCATATCCTCCCAACTTTTCCATTTCATCTAAGTCTTTGTACATACAGGCTTTTAAAAATTGCAACGGGTATATGTCCAAAGGGAATACATTTTCGTATGATCCCGTTATTACAAAAGCTCTGTGCTCTCCATTTGTATTTGTGTTTAGATCATATTTTTTCTTTGGATTCAGCCAGGAAAAAGTAAGTGCTCTGGAGACAGATATTTTGTTAAAAACAGGTTTATTCCATCCAAAAAACTCATAATCATCTCCTTCCGGAATTGCAGTAATCTGATTGTCATAATATCCTAAAAAACCTTCTTTGGCAACTTGAGTTCCAGACAAAATATTTCCACTGATGATTCTTGTATTATCAGCTTTTAAGTTGTCTTTTACAATCTTACTAATCGTAGCTCCGCCAACAACGGTTACATAAGCCGGGTTTTCAAATCGGGAGCCCGATAATGCAACGGTTCGGGTTAAATTAAACTTCCCCGTTAAAAACAGTTCTCCGATGACTACTAAGTCTTGCGGGGTTATCACCCAAACTATTTCTCCTTTGTTTATCGGATCAATTCGCGCAATTTGAGTACTTACATTTCCGGCAGGATGTGGCCCGGAAATGGTATGAAGTTCAATATTTTTTAATCCGTTAAAAGGCGAATTCGAATTTTTAGCAACAGAAACATGTACTTTTCCTTCCGTTAGTTTGGAAACAAGAGTCAATGCTGCTTGCAATTCATTCTCTTTTCCTACTAAGGTATAATCGTAATCTGCTGCCAACGGTGCACTGGCATATGCGGATATAAAAATTGCTTTGGGTGCTTGGTTCGGATTCGCAACCACATCATACGGACGTTGTTTTATAAAAGGCCAGCAGCCTGAAGCAAACAAGTGATTTTTTACTTCTTCCGCAGACATCTTATCTATATCTTGCTTGCCAAAATCTTTAAACTTCTGTTTTCTGTCGGCAAGAATTTTTAATGCCAGTATTTTGCGTTTTGCTCCACGTACAATCTCTGTTACTTTTCCGCTTACAGGACTGGAAAATAAAATACGTTCATCACTTTTTGAATGAAAAAGAGCTTCGCCTGCTTTTACAGTTGTTCCTTCTTTTGCGATAAGTTTCGGGATGATTCCGTGGAAGTCTTCTGGTTTTAAGGCAAATACTCCGTCTGTAGAGATATGTGTAGTGGTGTGTTCTGCTTCGCCAATCAGCTTAATGTTTAAGCCTTTTCTGGTACGAATGTCTTTTGACATGATATTTCCGAAAAAATTAGTTATCTAAAAAATCATGCAAATTTAATTATTTTACAGGTGTTTTATAGTATAAAAGGTATCTTATCTTATGTTTTTAAAATTATTTATAATCATTCTAAATTAATGTTTGCCATATACACAATTTTATTTTAGTAGGTTTGTTTTATAAATGGTGAACTCAGTCGGAATTCCATATGAAAAATTATCTTCTTATTTATTTAATTCTCTTTATAAACAATCCTTTATTTAATCAAGAGCATATTATTTCAACGATTAAATCTGTTGAACTAAGGCCTTTGGCTCCTAATCAATTTTCATCAATTGTACCTTTAGGCACCGTATTGGAATTATCTTTTGACGATTTGGATGCCGATCAAAAAAATTACTATTATAAAGTTGAGCACATGAGTCATGATTGGAAACCGAGCAGGCTCATGTCAAATCAATACATAGACGGGTTTCAGTCTAATATTATATTGGATGTCAATAATTCATTTAACACTTTTCAGAATTATACGCATTATGCTGTTAAAATTCCAAACCGGAATACTATTATTACTAAAAGCGGCAACTATTTACTGTCTGTTTTAAACGAATATGACGAAGTTGTTTTTACCAGGAGGTTTGTACTCTATGAAGATGCTGTTATTGTGGGAGTAGCAACTTCCAGAAGCAGAAATGTAAAAACGCTAAACACAGAGCAAACAGTTCAATTTACTGTAAATTATTCGTCACTTGCTATTAACAATCCCAATCAGGAAATACATGTTGCAGTGATACAAAATCAAAATTGGGATTCAGCGATTACCGGTTTACAACCTCAATTTTTCAGAGCCAATCAGCTTATCTACAGGTACATCAACAAAAGTAATTTCAGTGGAGGAAACCAGTATTTGAATTTTGACAGTAAGATTCTCAGAAACAAAAGCATCAATATTGTAAAAATAGAAAGAAAAGAAGTGTATCATCATTATCTTTTGCCCTTTAAAAAGAGAAGATATCCTTCTTATTCGTACAATCCCGACATCAATGGTCAATTTGTGATCAGGACTTTAGAGGGAGCAGATAATGACACCGAAGCAGATTATGCCATGATGCATTTCACTTTTATATCCGAAGAAATTGCAGCTAAAGATGTATATATTTTTGGAGGCTTTAATAACTTTGAACTCACACCGGAAAATAAGATGAGCTATGATGAAGATATGGGCGTGTATTTTGCAAATATCTTATTAAAACAGGGGTTTTATAACTACACCTATATTACTAAAGATAATGATGAAACAGTTTATTACGGTGACATTATGGGTGATTTTTCTGTTACGGAAAATGAATATACTGTCATTGTATACTTTAAACAAATAGGGGGATTATATGATCGTGTAATAGGTGTGGGCAATTCCTATTTTGCAGGAGAGCGATAGTACTGTAAAATTTGTGATTTTTTAACAAAAAATACTATATTAGCCGGGTATGGTTCGAAAAATAACAAAAGGAATTGGAGTTTTAGTAAAGACAATGTATGAGGGTATTTTGTTACGAAATTTAAATACGTATCACAATTTTAGTTATTATATCACCATAGAAAATAAGTCTGCAGATACCGTACAATTAATAAATAGGTATTGGGAAATATTTGATTCTTTAAATGTTACCGAAATAGTAAAAGGAGAAGGGGTCGTGGGGCAAACACCTATACTGAAACCACAAGATGTATACACCTACAAATCCGGATGCATTTTACATTCCGATATAGGTACTACGAAAGGATTCTTTACGATGACGGATATTGATTCTTTAGAAACCTTTGCCGTGACTATTCCCAGTTCTCAACTAATAACACCGTCAGCATTAAACTAATTAGGAGAAAAAAACAGCTTGTTTCTTATAAAGAACCTGAATGCTACAATTGCGGGTATCCGTTTTCAGGGCATGAGAATTTTTGTCCGTATTGCGGGCAAAAAAATAAAAGAAAAAGAATTACTTTTAAAAACTTTATTGTTGAGGTGTTTAACGGCTTTTTTTCTCTGGATGCAAAATTCTGGATGACCATCATTCCTTTATTAACAAAACCCGGCAAAGTCTCCAGAGATTTTATTAATGGAAAAAGAGTACGTTATTCAAATCCTTTTCAGTTTTATCTGACTGTCTCCATTATTTTCTTTTTGATTTTAAGTGTAACCAACAAGTATCAGGAGTTTACCAGGCTTGGTGAAAATGCTACGAATACCAATTTCTCAATTATTGATTTCCAGGAAACTAACAAAAAAGAAATAGACTCTCTTGTTCATAAAGCACAAACAAATTTAAACAGTGAAATAAAAAAGATAGATTCTATAAACCCCAATATACTAGCCTTTATTCCTGAAGAAATCAAAGATTCCATACAAGCAGAAATTAAAAACCCCAAAGAACTCGGAGATATTGATTTTGATGATAAAAACGGACGTATTACCAAAATGGTCAATTATCAAAAAAAGCATCCCGAAGTTAGTATAGATTCGGCATTAACCAGCCTGGGAGCGCAAAAAACTTTTTTTAACAGATTCTTATATACCAGAGCCGGCAAGGTGAATTCTTTTTTGAAAAACACCAGTGAGGAAAATAATAAATTACGAAAAGAGATTATCTCTTATGCGTCTGTTTCTATTTTTATATTCCTTCCTTTTTTCACATTATTTCTTAGGTTTATTTATATCAGAAGAAAGTTTACCTATGTAGAGCATCTCATCTTT
This window of the Flavobacteriaceae bacterium genome carries:
- the nqrE gene encoding NADH:ubiquinone reductase (Na(+)-transporting) subunit E gives rise to the protein MEHIELFFKSIFIDNMVFATFLGMCSYLAVSKKVSTAVGLGAAVIFVLAVTVPLNWLLDQYILKEGALIWLGPEYAEYDLSFLSFIMFIATIATMVQLVEIIVEKFSPSLYNSLGIFLPLIAVNCAILGGSLFMQSREIPTLGLALTYGVGSGIGWFLAILSIAAIREKIRYSSVPPALRGLGITFIITGLMAIGFMSFGGMLTGGEDEKGKETTKEVVISEPVQEEIKEEDKEKPIDEEPSIAENTKETE
- a CDS encoding NADH:ubiquinone reductase (Na(+)-transporting) subunit D — translated: MKLLSKKDAKLITDPFADNNPITIQVLGICSALAITAELEASIVMSVSVLFVMGVGNVVISLMRNIIPPKIRIIVQLIVVATLVIIVDLVLKAFAYELSKTLGAFIGLIITNCIIMGRFEAFALGNGPWKSFLDGIGNALGYGVILIIVGFFRELLGSGTLLGFPVLGDPIEKTGLYATGYENNGFMLLAPMALIVVGIIIWVQRSRNKALIEED
- a CDS encoding Na(+)-translocating NADH-quinone reductase subunit C, producing MTSKKTDSNVYTVLFAVGMVLVVGTLLAFLASYFKPTIDENKRIEKQQNILYAMGVNENEEGSVAFISKDMVGETFSKYITKQLVIQRDAVSEDDQAYLIDVKKQQTLAKEGKDRKFPLFIGEKDGKMFYIAPIRGKGLWDAIWGYIAMDEQMIVQGAYFDHKGETAGLGANIKLRFFMDDFTGEYLFNNGTFTGIEVSKSNNDPKNEDKTDNEVDAIAGATITGNGVSAMIKSELKNYVPYFENLKTNTN
- a CDS encoding NADH:ubiquinone reductase (Na(+)-transporting) subunit B yields the protein MGLKSTLHNLKEKYKGTKMAPAFNAIHTFLYLPNEVTHGGTHIKAADDLKRTMNTVIMALIPCLLFGMFNAGYQHYAAIDAAKGIATEFSVMDSFLTWKNFWIGIIKVLPLVVVSYAVGLAVEFVFAVIKGHEVEEGYLVTGMLVPLIVPVDTPLWMLAVAVVFGVVIGKEVFGGTGMNILNPALTIRAFLFFAYPTWMTGDKVWVYDAVKRTGTPDAISGETILGSYAQNLTTTYDHWDMFFGFIPGSVGETSAFLILLGAAFLIFTKVGSWRIIIATFIGAAVMGMIFNLIVDAHIISDTSKFYRLMSTAWWEHLMIGGLAFGAVYMATDPVTASQTNKGKWIYGFLIGFFSIMIRVFNPAYPEGVFLAILLMNVFAPTIDHYVVQGNVKKRMKRLKVKNA
- a CDS encoding Na(+)-translocating NADH-quinone reductase subunit A — protein: MSKDIRTRKGLNIKLIGEAEHTTTHISTDGVFALKPEDFHGIIPKLIAKEGTTVKAGEALFHSKSDERILFSSPVSGKVTEIVRGAKRKILALKILADRKQKFKDFGKQDIDKMSAEEVKNHLFASGCWPFIKQRPYDVVANPNQAPKAIFISAYASAPLAADYDYTLVGKENELQAALTLVSKLTEGKVHVSVAKNSNSPFNGLKNIELHTISGPHPAGNVSTQIARIDPINKGEIVWVITPQDLVVIGELFLTGKFNLTRTVALSGSRFENPAYVTVVGGATISKIVKDNLKADNTRIISGNILSGTQVAKEGFLGYYDNQITAIPEGDDYEFFGWNKPVFNKISVSRALTFSWLNPKKKYDLNTNTNGEHRAFVITGSYENVFPLDIYPLQFLKACMYKDLDEMEKLGGYEVAPEDFALTEFICVSKQPHQKIVREGLDLMKQELG
- a CDS encoding DUF5103 domain-containing protein; its protein translation is MKNYLLIYLILFINNPLFNQEHIISTIKSVELRPLAPNQFSSIVPLGTVLELSFDDLDADQKNYYYKVEHMSHDWKPSRLMSNQYIDGFQSNIILDVNNSFNTFQNYTHYAVKIPNRNTIITKSGNYLLSVLNEYDEVVFTRRFVLYEDAVIVGVATSRSRNVKTLNTEQTVQFTVNYSSLAINNPNQEIHVAVIQNQNWDSAITGLQPQFFRANQLIYRYINKSNFSGGNQYLNFDSKILRNKSINIVKIERKEVYHHYLLPFKKRRYPSYSYNPDINGQFVIRTLEGADNDTEADYAMMHFTFISEEIAAKDVYIFGGFNNFELTPENKMSYDEDMGVYFANILLKQGFYNYTYITKDNDETVYYGDIMGDFSVTENEYTVIVYFKQIGGLYDRVIGVGNSYFAGER
- the apaG gene encoding Co2+/Mg2+ efflux protein ApaG, whose protein sequence is MVRKITKGIGVLVKTMYEGILLRNLNTYHNFSYYITIENKSADTVQLINRYWEIFDSLNVTEIVKGEGVVGQTPILKPQDVYTYKSGCILHSDIGTTKGFFTMTDIDSLETFAVTIPSSQLITPSALN
- a CDS encoding DUF3667 domain-containing protein, whose amino-acid sequence is MFNGFFSLDAKFWMTIIPLLTKPGKVSRDFINGKRVRYSNPFQFYLTVSIIFFLILSVTNKYQEFTRLGENATNTNFSIIDFQETNKKEIDSLVHKAQTNLNSEIKKIDSINPNILAFIPEEIKDSIQAEIKNPKELGDIDFDDKNGRITKMVNYQKKHPEVSIDSALTSLGAQKTFFNRFLYTRAGKVNSFLKNTSEENNKLRKEIISYASVSIFIFLPFFTLFLRFIYIRRKFTYVEHLIFVFHTQTVFFILLTLFYTLNMITKNDYIILIFSFIFLIYLLIAMKHFYKQRYFKTFIKFLIINFAFIFMASIGFGVLSIITFILY